In a genomic window of Myotis daubentonii chromosome 18, mMyoDau2.1, whole genome shotgun sequence:
- the ECM1 gene encoding extracellular matrix protein 1 isoform X3 produces the protein MGTMFGAALVLACLAVTSIASEGGFKPSSQRELGPEYLQEVGYAAPPSPPLTRARPRDHPDVFLHDPDFEGQSEGSLSLSGSQPEDPTGPGRVVPVQEELPPPQGPIEQKEMDAPPFPAQEERTNPPKQGEATQSEEKPAPVSQHGPGQHCQPGRPQRCWGQRLDGFPPGRPSPDNLDQICLPTRQHVVYGPWDLPQSGYSHLSRQGETLNMLETGYSRCCRCHYYAKRMDCAKLVWENAMNQYCEAEFSVKTRAHWCCKQQGEARFSCFEEEAPRPHYQLQAGPSPQPVISMGLELPFPPGVPTLDNIKNICHARRFRSVPRNLPPTDRLQRQLQALTRLEGELQRCCRRGNNHTCAWKAWEDSLDGYCERELAIKTHHHSCCRYPPSPQRDECFAQKAPYPNYDRDLLTIDLSRVTPNLMDYLCGNQRVISKYKQIPGLIRNLTDRCCDLPLPEQACCAEEEKTSFISDLCGPQRNFWRDPAFCCRMNPGDEQTNCFNINYLKNVALVAGDSGDAKGQGKHDPTQETNTSPPSEPQEK, from the exons ATGGGCACCATGTTCGGAGCAGCCTTGGTCTTGGCCTGTTTGGCTGTTACTTCTATAGCCTCTGAAGGAG GCTTCAAACCTTCAAGTCAGAGGGAGTTGGGGCCAGAGTACCTTCAAGAAG TTGGCTATGCagcacccccttccccacccctgacacGAGCCCGCCCCAGGGATCACCCTGACGTCTTTCTGCATGACCCTGACTTTGAGGGACAGAGTGAAG GATCCCTCTCTCTCTCGGGAAGCCAGCCAGAGGATCCCACTGGCCCCGGGAGAGTCGTCCCCGTCCAGGAAGAACTGCCCCCGCCCCAGGGCCCTATTGAACAGAAGGAAA TGGACGCACCACCGTTCCCAGCACAGGAGGAGAGGACCAACCCACCTAAGCAGGGAGAGG CTACTCAGTCTGAAG AAAAGCCAGCTCCCGTCTCGCAGCACGGTCCAGGCCAGCACTGCCAACCGGGCCGACCCCAAAGGTGCTGGGGCCAACGGCTGGATGGCTTCCCTCCTGGGCGGCCTTCTCCAGACAACCTAGACCAGATCTGCCTTCCTACTCGTCAACACGTGGTGTATGGCCCTTGGGACCTGCCACAGTCTGGCTACTCCCACCTTAGTCGCCAGGGTGAGACCCTCAATATGCTGGAGACTGGATAttcccgctgctgccgctgccactACTATGCAAAGCGTATGGATTGTGCAAAACTTGTG TGGGAGAACGCAATGAACCAGTACTGTGAGGCCGAGTTTTCGGTCAAGACCCGAGCCCACTGGTGCTGCAAACAGCAGGGGGAGGCTCGGTTCTCCTGCTTCGAGGAGGAAGCTCCCCGGCCACACTACCAGCTCCAGGccgggcccagcccccagcctgttATATCCATGGGCCTTGAGCTGCCTTTCCCCCCGGGGGTGCCTACACTGGACAATATCAAGAACATCTGCCACGCAAGACGCTTCCGCTCGGTGCCACGCAACCTCCCACCTACTGACCGCCTCCAAAGGCAGCTGCAGGCTCTGACCCGGCTGGAGGGGGAGCTCCAGCGCTGCTGCCGGCGGGGGAATAACCACACCTGTGCATGGAAGGCT TGGGAGGATTCCCTTGATGGATACTGTGAGCGAGAACTGGCTATAAAGACCCACCACCACTCCTGTTGCCGGTACCCTCCTAGTCCTCAACGCGATGAATGCTTTGCCCAAAAGGCACCCTACCCCAACTATGACCGGGATCTCTTGACCATTGACCTCAGCCGAGTCACCCCCAACCTCATGGACTATCTCTGTGGAAACCAAAGAGTTATCTCCAAGTA TAAACAGATTCCTGGGCTCATCCGAAACCTGACTGACCGCTGCTGTGACCTGCCCCTTCCAGAGCAAGCCTGCTGTGCCGaggaggag AAAACATCTTTCATCAGTGACCTGTGTGGTCCCCAACGTAACTTCTGGCGAGACCCTGCCTTCTGCTGTAGAATGAATCCTGGGGATGAACAGACCAACTGCTTCAACATTAATTACCTGAAGAATGTGGCTCTAGTGGCTGGGGACTCAGGGGATGCCAAGGGCCAGGGGAAACACGACCCAACTCAGGAAACAAATACCAGCCCCCCCTCTGAGCCCCAGGAAAAGTGA
- the ECM1 gene encoding extracellular matrix protein 1 isoform X2 — protein sequence MGTMFGAALVLACLAVTSIASEGGFKPSSQRELGPEYLQEVGYAAPPSPPLTRARPRDHPDVFLHDPDFEGQSEVQPFSSFDQEEQLFSPQLLVRSGSLSLSGSQPEDPTGPGRVVPVQEELPPPQGPIEQKETTQSEEKPAPVSQHGPGQHCQPGRPQRCWGQRLDGFPPGRPSPDNLDQICLPTRQHVVYGPWDLPQSGYSHLSRQGETLNMLETGYSRCCRCHYYAKRMDCAKLVWENAMNQYCEAEFSVKTRAHWCCKQQGEARFSCFEEEAPRPHYQLQAGPSPQPVISMGLELPFPPGVPTLDNIKNICHARRFRSVPRNLPPTDRLQRQLQALTRLEGELQRCCRRGNNHTCAWKAWEDSLDGYCERELAIKTHHHSCCRYPPSPQRDECFAQKAPYPNYDRDLLTIDLSRVTPNLMDYLCGNQRVISKYKQIPGLIRNLTDRCCDLPLPEQACCAEEEKTSFISDLCGPQRNFWRDPAFCCRMNPGDEQTNCFNINYLKNVALVAGDSGDAKGQGKHDPTQETNTSPPSEPQEK from the exons ATGGGCACCATGTTCGGAGCAGCCTTGGTCTTGGCCTGTTTGGCTGTTACTTCTATAGCCTCTGAAGGAG GCTTCAAACCTTCAAGTCAGAGGGAGTTGGGGCCAGAGTACCTTCAAGAAG TTGGCTATGCagcacccccttccccacccctgacacGAGCCCGCCCCAGGGATCACCCTGACGTCTTTCTGCATGACCCTGACTTTGAGGGACAGAGTGAAG TGCAGCCCTTTTCCTCCTTTGACCAAGAGGAGCAGCTGTTCTCTCCCCAGCTCCTTGTGAGGAGTG GATCCCTCTCTCTCTCGGGAAGCCAGCCAGAGGATCCCACTGGCCCCGGGAGAGTCGTCCCCGTCCAGGAAGAACTGCCCCCGCCCCAGGGCCCTATTGAACAGAAGGAAA CTACTCAGTCTGAAG AAAAGCCAGCTCCCGTCTCGCAGCACGGTCCAGGCCAGCACTGCCAACCGGGCCGACCCCAAAGGTGCTGGGGCCAACGGCTGGATGGCTTCCCTCCTGGGCGGCCTTCTCCAGACAACCTAGACCAGATCTGCCTTCCTACTCGTCAACACGTGGTGTATGGCCCTTGGGACCTGCCACAGTCTGGCTACTCCCACCTTAGTCGCCAGGGTGAGACCCTCAATATGCTGGAGACTGGATAttcccgctgctgccgctgccactACTATGCAAAGCGTATGGATTGTGCAAAACTTGTG TGGGAGAACGCAATGAACCAGTACTGTGAGGCCGAGTTTTCGGTCAAGACCCGAGCCCACTGGTGCTGCAAACAGCAGGGGGAGGCTCGGTTCTCCTGCTTCGAGGAGGAAGCTCCCCGGCCACACTACCAGCTCCAGGccgggcccagcccccagcctgttATATCCATGGGCCTTGAGCTGCCTTTCCCCCCGGGGGTGCCTACACTGGACAATATCAAGAACATCTGCCACGCAAGACGCTTCCGCTCGGTGCCACGCAACCTCCCACCTACTGACCGCCTCCAAAGGCAGCTGCAGGCTCTGACCCGGCTGGAGGGGGAGCTCCAGCGCTGCTGCCGGCGGGGGAATAACCACACCTGTGCATGGAAGGCT TGGGAGGATTCCCTTGATGGATACTGTGAGCGAGAACTGGCTATAAAGACCCACCACCACTCCTGTTGCCGGTACCCTCCTAGTCCTCAACGCGATGAATGCTTTGCCCAAAAGGCACCCTACCCCAACTATGACCGGGATCTCTTGACCATTGACCTCAGCCGAGTCACCCCCAACCTCATGGACTATCTCTGTGGAAACCAAAGAGTTATCTCCAAGTA TAAACAGATTCCTGGGCTCATCCGAAACCTGACTGACCGCTGCTGTGACCTGCCCCTTCCAGAGCAAGCCTGCTGTGCCGaggaggag AAAACATCTTTCATCAGTGACCTGTGTGGTCCCCAACGTAACTTCTGGCGAGACCCTGCCTTCTGCTGTAGAATGAATCCTGGGGATGAACAGACCAACTGCTTCAACATTAATTACCTGAAGAATGTGGCTCTAGTGGCTGGGGACTCAGGGGATGCCAAGGGCCAGGGGAAACACGACCCAACTCAGGAAACAAATACCAGCCCCCCCTCTGAGCCCCAGGAAAAGTGA
- the ECM1 gene encoding extracellular matrix protein 1 isoform X4 — MGTMFGAALVLACLAVTSIASEGGFKPSSQRELGPEYLQEVGYAAPPSPPLTRARPRDHPDVFLHDPDFEGQSEGSLSLSGSQPEDPTGPGRVVPVQEELPPPQGPIEQKETTQSEEKPAPVSQHGPGQHCQPGRPQRCWGQRLDGFPPGRPSPDNLDQICLPTRQHVVYGPWDLPQSGYSHLSRQGETLNMLETGYSRCCRCHYYAKRMDCAKLVWENAMNQYCEAEFSVKTRAHWCCKQQGEARFSCFEEEAPRPHYQLQAGPSPQPVISMGLELPFPPGVPTLDNIKNICHARRFRSVPRNLPPTDRLQRQLQALTRLEGELQRCCRRGNNHTCAWKAWEDSLDGYCERELAIKTHHHSCCRYPPSPQRDECFAQKAPYPNYDRDLLTIDLSRVTPNLMDYLCGNQRVISKYKQIPGLIRNLTDRCCDLPLPEQACCAEEEKTSFISDLCGPQRNFWRDPAFCCRMNPGDEQTNCFNINYLKNVALVAGDSGDAKGQGKHDPTQETNTSPPSEPQEK; from the exons ATGGGCACCATGTTCGGAGCAGCCTTGGTCTTGGCCTGTTTGGCTGTTACTTCTATAGCCTCTGAAGGAG GCTTCAAACCTTCAAGTCAGAGGGAGTTGGGGCCAGAGTACCTTCAAGAAG TTGGCTATGCagcacccccttccccacccctgacacGAGCCCGCCCCAGGGATCACCCTGACGTCTTTCTGCATGACCCTGACTTTGAGGGACAGAGTGAAG GATCCCTCTCTCTCTCGGGAAGCCAGCCAGAGGATCCCACTGGCCCCGGGAGAGTCGTCCCCGTCCAGGAAGAACTGCCCCCGCCCCAGGGCCCTATTGAACAGAAGGAAA CTACTCAGTCTGAAG AAAAGCCAGCTCCCGTCTCGCAGCACGGTCCAGGCCAGCACTGCCAACCGGGCCGACCCCAAAGGTGCTGGGGCCAACGGCTGGATGGCTTCCCTCCTGGGCGGCCTTCTCCAGACAACCTAGACCAGATCTGCCTTCCTACTCGTCAACACGTGGTGTATGGCCCTTGGGACCTGCCACAGTCTGGCTACTCCCACCTTAGTCGCCAGGGTGAGACCCTCAATATGCTGGAGACTGGATAttcccgctgctgccgctgccactACTATGCAAAGCGTATGGATTGTGCAAAACTTGTG TGGGAGAACGCAATGAACCAGTACTGTGAGGCCGAGTTTTCGGTCAAGACCCGAGCCCACTGGTGCTGCAAACAGCAGGGGGAGGCTCGGTTCTCCTGCTTCGAGGAGGAAGCTCCCCGGCCACACTACCAGCTCCAGGccgggcccagcccccagcctgttATATCCATGGGCCTTGAGCTGCCTTTCCCCCCGGGGGTGCCTACACTGGACAATATCAAGAACATCTGCCACGCAAGACGCTTCCGCTCGGTGCCACGCAACCTCCCACCTACTGACCGCCTCCAAAGGCAGCTGCAGGCTCTGACCCGGCTGGAGGGGGAGCTCCAGCGCTGCTGCCGGCGGGGGAATAACCACACCTGTGCATGGAAGGCT TGGGAGGATTCCCTTGATGGATACTGTGAGCGAGAACTGGCTATAAAGACCCACCACCACTCCTGTTGCCGGTACCCTCCTAGTCCTCAACGCGATGAATGCTTTGCCCAAAAGGCACCCTACCCCAACTATGACCGGGATCTCTTGACCATTGACCTCAGCCGAGTCACCCCCAACCTCATGGACTATCTCTGTGGAAACCAAAGAGTTATCTCCAAGTA TAAACAGATTCCTGGGCTCATCCGAAACCTGACTGACCGCTGCTGTGACCTGCCCCTTCCAGAGCAAGCCTGCTGTGCCGaggaggag AAAACATCTTTCATCAGTGACCTGTGTGGTCCCCAACGTAACTTCTGGCGAGACCCTGCCTTCTGCTGTAGAATGAATCCTGGGGATGAACAGACCAACTGCTTCAACATTAATTACCTGAAGAATGTGGCTCTAGTGGCTGGGGACTCAGGGGATGCCAAGGGCCAGGGGAAACACGACCCAACTCAGGAAACAAATACCAGCCCCCCCTCTGAGCCCCAGGAAAAGTGA
- the ECM1 gene encoding extracellular matrix protein 1 isoform X1, whose protein sequence is MGTMFGAALVLACLAVTSIASEGGFKPSSQRELGPEYLQEVGYAAPPSPPLTRARPRDHPDVFLHDPDFEGQSEVQPFSSFDQEEQLFSPQLLVRSGSLSLSGSQPEDPTGPGRVVPVQEELPPPQGPIEQKEMDAPPFPAQEERTNPPKQGEATQSEEKPAPVSQHGPGQHCQPGRPQRCWGQRLDGFPPGRPSPDNLDQICLPTRQHVVYGPWDLPQSGYSHLSRQGETLNMLETGYSRCCRCHYYAKRMDCAKLVWENAMNQYCEAEFSVKTRAHWCCKQQGEARFSCFEEEAPRPHYQLQAGPSPQPVISMGLELPFPPGVPTLDNIKNICHARRFRSVPRNLPPTDRLQRQLQALTRLEGELQRCCRRGNNHTCAWKAWEDSLDGYCERELAIKTHHHSCCRYPPSPQRDECFAQKAPYPNYDRDLLTIDLSRVTPNLMDYLCGNQRVISKYKQIPGLIRNLTDRCCDLPLPEQACCAEEEKTSFISDLCGPQRNFWRDPAFCCRMNPGDEQTNCFNINYLKNVALVAGDSGDAKGQGKHDPTQETNTSPPSEPQEK, encoded by the exons ATGGGCACCATGTTCGGAGCAGCCTTGGTCTTGGCCTGTTTGGCTGTTACTTCTATAGCCTCTGAAGGAG GCTTCAAACCTTCAAGTCAGAGGGAGTTGGGGCCAGAGTACCTTCAAGAAG TTGGCTATGCagcacccccttccccacccctgacacGAGCCCGCCCCAGGGATCACCCTGACGTCTTTCTGCATGACCCTGACTTTGAGGGACAGAGTGAAG TGCAGCCCTTTTCCTCCTTTGACCAAGAGGAGCAGCTGTTCTCTCCCCAGCTCCTTGTGAGGAGTG GATCCCTCTCTCTCTCGGGAAGCCAGCCAGAGGATCCCACTGGCCCCGGGAGAGTCGTCCCCGTCCAGGAAGAACTGCCCCCGCCCCAGGGCCCTATTGAACAGAAGGAAA TGGACGCACCACCGTTCCCAGCACAGGAGGAGAGGACCAACCCACCTAAGCAGGGAGAGG CTACTCAGTCTGAAG AAAAGCCAGCTCCCGTCTCGCAGCACGGTCCAGGCCAGCACTGCCAACCGGGCCGACCCCAAAGGTGCTGGGGCCAACGGCTGGATGGCTTCCCTCCTGGGCGGCCTTCTCCAGACAACCTAGACCAGATCTGCCTTCCTACTCGTCAACACGTGGTGTATGGCCCTTGGGACCTGCCACAGTCTGGCTACTCCCACCTTAGTCGCCAGGGTGAGACCCTCAATATGCTGGAGACTGGATAttcccgctgctgccgctgccactACTATGCAAAGCGTATGGATTGTGCAAAACTTGTG TGGGAGAACGCAATGAACCAGTACTGTGAGGCCGAGTTTTCGGTCAAGACCCGAGCCCACTGGTGCTGCAAACAGCAGGGGGAGGCTCGGTTCTCCTGCTTCGAGGAGGAAGCTCCCCGGCCACACTACCAGCTCCAGGccgggcccagcccccagcctgttATATCCATGGGCCTTGAGCTGCCTTTCCCCCCGGGGGTGCCTACACTGGACAATATCAAGAACATCTGCCACGCAAGACGCTTCCGCTCGGTGCCACGCAACCTCCCACCTACTGACCGCCTCCAAAGGCAGCTGCAGGCTCTGACCCGGCTGGAGGGGGAGCTCCAGCGCTGCTGCCGGCGGGGGAATAACCACACCTGTGCATGGAAGGCT TGGGAGGATTCCCTTGATGGATACTGTGAGCGAGAACTGGCTATAAAGACCCACCACCACTCCTGTTGCCGGTACCCTCCTAGTCCTCAACGCGATGAATGCTTTGCCCAAAAGGCACCCTACCCCAACTATGACCGGGATCTCTTGACCATTGACCTCAGCCGAGTCACCCCCAACCTCATGGACTATCTCTGTGGAAACCAAAGAGTTATCTCCAAGTA TAAACAGATTCCTGGGCTCATCCGAAACCTGACTGACCGCTGCTGTGACCTGCCCCTTCCAGAGCAAGCCTGCTGTGCCGaggaggag AAAACATCTTTCATCAGTGACCTGTGTGGTCCCCAACGTAACTTCTGGCGAGACCCTGCCTTCTGCTGTAGAATGAATCCTGGGGATGAACAGACCAACTGCTTCAACATTAATTACCTGAAGAATGTGGCTCTAGTGGCTGGGGACTCAGGGGATGCCAAGGGCCAGGGGAAACACGACCCAACTCAGGAAACAAATACCAGCCCCCCCTCTGAGCCCCAGGAAAAGTGA
- the ECM1 gene encoding extracellular matrix protein 1 isoform X5, with translation MGTMFGAALVLACLAVTSIASEGGFKPSSQRELGPEYLQEVGYAAPPSPPLTRARPRDHPDVFLHDPDFEGQSEVQPFSSFDQEEQLFSPQLLVRSGSLSLSGSQPEDPTGPGRVVPVQEELPPPQGPIEQKEMDAPPFPAQEERTNPPKQGEATQSEEKPAPVSQHGPGQHCQPGRPQRCWGQRLDGFPPGRPSPDNLDQICLPTRQHVVYGPWDLPQSGYSHLSRQGETLNMLETGYSRCCRCHYYAKRMDCAKLVWEDSLDGYCERELAIKTHHHSCCRYPPSPQRDECFAQKAPYPNYDRDLLTIDLSRVTPNLMDYLCGNQRVISKYKQIPGLIRNLTDRCCDLPLPEQACCAEEEKTSFISDLCGPQRNFWRDPAFCCRMNPGDEQTNCFNINYLKNVALVAGDSGDAKGQGKHDPTQETNTSPPSEPQEK, from the exons ATGGGCACCATGTTCGGAGCAGCCTTGGTCTTGGCCTGTTTGGCTGTTACTTCTATAGCCTCTGAAGGAG GCTTCAAACCTTCAAGTCAGAGGGAGTTGGGGCCAGAGTACCTTCAAGAAG TTGGCTATGCagcacccccttccccacccctgacacGAGCCCGCCCCAGGGATCACCCTGACGTCTTTCTGCATGACCCTGACTTTGAGGGACAGAGTGAAG TGCAGCCCTTTTCCTCCTTTGACCAAGAGGAGCAGCTGTTCTCTCCCCAGCTCCTTGTGAGGAGTG GATCCCTCTCTCTCTCGGGAAGCCAGCCAGAGGATCCCACTGGCCCCGGGAGAGTCGTCCCCGTCCAGGAAGAACTGCCCCCGCCCCAGGGCCCTATTGAACAGAAGGAAA TGGACGCACCACCGTTCCCAGCACAGGAGGAGAGGACCAACCCACCTAAGCAGGGAGAGG CTACTCAGTCTGAAG AAAAGCCAGCTCCCGTCTCGCAGCACGGTCCAGGCCAGCACTGCCAACCGGGCCGACCCCAAAGGTGCTGGGGCCAACGGCTGGATGGCTTCCCTCCTGGGCGGCCTTCTCCAGACAACCTAGACCAGATCTGCCTTCCTACTCGTCAACACGTGGTGTATGGCCCTTGGGACCTGCCACAGTCTGGCTACTCCCACCTTAGTCGCCAGGGTGAGACCCTCAATATGCTGGAGACTGGATAttcccgctgctgccgctgccactACTATGCAAAGCGTATGGATTGTGCAAAACTTGTG TGGGAGGATTCCCTTGATGGATACTGTGAGCGAGAACTGGCTATAAAGACCCACCACCACTCCTGTTGCCGGTACCCTCCTAGTCCTCAACGCGATGAATGCTTTGCCCAAAAGGCACCCTACCCCAACTATGACCGGGATCTCTTGACCATTGACCTCAGCCGAGTCACCCCCAACCTCATGGACTATCTCTGTGGAAACCAAAGAGTTATCTCCAAGTA TAAACAGATTCCTGGGCTCATCCGAAACCTGACTGACCGCTGCTGTGACCTGCCCCTTCCAGAGCAAGCCTGCTGTGCCGaggaggag AAAACATCTTTCATCAGTGACCTGTGTGGTCCCCAACGTAACTTCTGGCGAGACCCTGCCTTCTGCTGTAGAATGAATCCTGGGGATGAACAGACCAACTGCTTCAACATTAATTACCTGAAGAATGTGGCTCTAGTGGCTGGGGACTCAGGGGATGCCAAGGGCCAGGGGAAACACGACCCAACTCAGGAAACAAATACCAGCCCCCCCTCTGAGCCCCAGGAAAAGTGA